TTGTCGCGCTGCTGCGGCCAGTAGCCGGCGAAGTCGGTGTAGGTGCGGCGGCCCAGCAGCAGGGCATCGGTGGTGGCCATGCCCTCGCCCATCTTCCGGCCGATCACCGGGTCGGTGTAGGGCACGGCCCACCCGCCGGCGGTGAAGCCGTCCCGGGTGTCCTCGTCGGACCGTCCGGGTGCCTGCATCACCCCGTCCAGGCTGACGTTCTCGGTGACCACGATCCTGCGCATGTCGCTCCTCGGCGGGTCGCGGCCGGCGCGGTGCCGGCCGTCCACCCACCACACGAACGGCGGGCCGCGGAATCGACAGGTCGGCGCGGTCGTTTTCCCGGGTGGCCGGTGCTCAGTCGGTCAGCAGCCGGGCCCGCAGCGCGGCGACCAGGTCGTCGTCGACGCCGAGGCGGTCGGCGGCGTAGCCGCGTACCGAGCCGTGCGCGGTGGTGAGGTCGGCGAGGACGTGGCGGATGATCTCGGCGGGAGCGCGGCCGTATCCGGGCCAGCGCAGGGTGCGGCCGGGGTGGGCGGCGTGCCAGTCGGCGATCAGCCGGTCGGTGGCCAGTTCGGTCAGGGCGAAGTCGGCGGCGATCTGGTCGTCGGAGACGCCGAGCAGGGCCAGCACCAGGGCGGCGAGCAGGCCGGTGCGGTCCTTGCCGGAGGCGCAGTGGAAGACCAGCGGATGGTCGCCGTCGGCGATGACGGTGAGGGCCTGGCGCAGTTCGGTGACCCCGTCGGTGGCGACCTCGGCGTACCGGTCGGCCAGGTGGCGCCAGGGGTCGACGTCGGGGTCGATCTCGGCCTGGTCGTAGCCGCGGTGCTCGATGCTCAGGTTGAGCCAGGTCAGTCCGGGTTCGTCGGGGACCCGGCCGCGGG
The Micromonospora sp. R77 DNA segment above includes these coding regions:
- a CDS encoding tyrosine-protein phosphatase, giving the protein MIRHLPFQQLHNFRDLGGYRTDDGRTLRWGRLYRSDSLGKLAGEDLTRFRALGVRTVIDLRYPSEIAARGRVPDEPGLTWLNLSIEHRGYDQAEIDPDVDPWRHLADRYAEVATDGVTELRQALTVIADGDHPLVFHCASGKDRTGLLAALVLALLGVSDDQIAADFALTELATDRLIADWHAAHPGRTLRWPGYGRAPAEIIRHVLADLTTAHGSVRGYAADRLGVDDDLVAALRARLLTD